The nucleotide sequence GGGAGCGCGGTCAGGATGCGGCGCAGCAGGGTGAGGATGCGGCCGTCGTGGACGAAGCGGGCGACGGAGGTGATCGCGTCCTCCAGAGCGACGCCGCGGCTGGCGGCGGCGACGTCGATGTCGGCGACCCAAGGCAGGCCCGCGTGCAGGTGGCGGGCGGCGGCTGCGACCGCGAGGGGCCGACCGGCCCGCCGGTGCCAGCCGAACATCCAGGGCGGGTAGGCGTCCCGCTCCAGGACGGGCTCGATCGCGTTGCGCACCGCCCGGTGGACGATCCGGTCGGCGACCGTGGGGATGGTGACGGTGTGCCGCTTGCCCCAGGCGTCGAACTCCTCGATGCGCAGCGGCCCCGGCCGCCACGAGCCGTCGGACAGGGCAGCGGACAGCGCCTCGATACGCGAGGGCATGCTCTGTCGGAACGTCTTCCAGGTCATGCCGTCGGCACCGGGGGAGCCGGTGCGCCCCATGCACTGGCGAGCGGCCCGCTTCAGCGCCCGCTCGCCGACGGCCTGCCGCATCAGCGAGTGCGCCGCCGTCCTCCCGCTCACCTGGCCGGGCCGGTGGCGTCCAGGAAGGCCTGGGCGACAGCCGTCGGCGTGTGGGCGGCGACCTGGCGCGGCCCCTGGGCGGAGGCCGCGTGGTAGCCCGCCGGGTCGCCGAGCAGACTCGTGACCGCCTCCCACAGGACCAAGGGCCCGCTCTCCAGCGCGGTCATCCGCCCGGCGGGCCCGGTGAGGGCCGGCAGGTGCC is from Streptomyces venezuelae ATCC 10712 and encodes:
- a CDS encoding reverse transcriptase domain-containing protein gives rise to the protein MSGRTAAHSLMRQAVGERALKRAARQCMGRTGSPGADGMTWKTFRQSMPSRIEALSAALSDGSWRPGPLRIEEFDAWGKRHTVTIPTVADRIVHRAVRNAIEPVLERDAYPPWMFGWHRRAGRPLAVAAAARHLHAGLPWVADIDVAAASRGVALEDAITSVARFVHDGRILTLLRRILTALPDPLAPGSGLSPMLTNLRMTPVDQQLTGWAAVRMTDNYTLFAVTEPEAEAAYRHLAHLLTAHGMKPAPAKSKIWRPNPEDLYAAG